One genomic window of Thermococcus indicus includes the following:
- a CDS encoding carbohydrate ABC transporter permease: MKKTTTIALFLILPGMAAFLFFNLWPIIYSIYLAFTNAQLGNFPVQAPDAPQLQFVGLENFRWILGDKTFRSAFLWTWIFVVTSVTLKVLAGIVLSLLYNSRYVKGKMIYRSLLIIPWALPLLFSVTVWKFMFDPIFGPINQLLKSIGVQNLPNWINDPMWGFLALNIIEVWLAYPFMITVITAALQSVPDTLVEAAIIDGASYWQRVRHVVLPIVGKPIAFATILTSAASFQYFMVPYIYNAGLFEDKFILLYGFRKAFGASPHYGKAAAIMIIATLVLAVYMYVNVRITRLQEGAKG; this comes from the coding sequence ATGAAAAAGACCACGACCATTGCTCTGTTCCTAATCCTGCCTGGAATGGCAGCGTTCCTGTTTTTCAACCTGTGGCCGATAATATACTCGATATACCTCGCATTCACCAACGCCCAGCTCGGCAACTTTCCGGTTCAGGCCCCGGACGCCCCGCAGCTCCAGTTCGTCGGCTTGGAGAACTTCCGCTGGATACTCGGCGACAAAACGTTCAGGAGCGCTTTCCTGTGGACGTGGATATTCGTCGTGACCAGCGTCACCCTGAAGGTTCTCGCGGGGATCGTTCTCAGCCTGCTCTACAACAGCAGGTACGTGAAGGGCAAGATGATATACCGCTCGCTCCTGATAATCCCCTGGGCGCTGCCGCTCCTCTTCTCCGTTACCGTCTGGAAGTTCATGTTCGACCCGATATTCGGGCCGATAAACCAGCTGCTTAAATCCATCGGGGTTCAAAATCTCCCCAACTGGATCAACGACCCCATGTGGGGCTTTCTCGCGCTCAACATAATCGAGGTGTGGCTCGCGTACCCGTTCATGATAACCGTCATCACGGCGGCGCTCCAGTCCGTGCCGGACACGCTCGTTGAGGCGGCGATAATAGACGGCGCCAGCTACTGGCAGAGGGTAAGGCACGTTGTCCTCCCGATAGTCGGTAAACCGATAGCCTTCGCGACCATACTCACCAGCGCGGCCAGCTTCCAGTACTTCATGGTGCCCTACATCTACAACGCGGGCCTGTTCGAGGACAAGTTCATACTGCTCTACGGTTTCAGGAAGGCCTTCGGAGCCAGCCCCCACTACGGAAAGGCAGCGGCGATAATGATAATCGCCACGCTCGTGCTTGCCGTGTACATGTACGTTAACGTCAGGATAACCAGGCTTCAGGAGGGTGCCAAGGGATGA
- a CDS encoding extracellular solute-binding protein produces the protein MKKGLFALLLVGVLVLSVVASGCISPGGESPSSTTTSSPSPIETTTSSPSSTTSSPSPTETTTTPPETECGSGEVVIWHAMQPNELEVFQSLAEEYMAMCPDVTITFEQKPDLESALKAAIPTGQGPDLFIWAHDWIGKFADAGMLEPIDEYVTDDILNGFAPMAQEAMQYKGHFYAMPFAAETVALIYNKDMVNEPPKTFDEMKAIMEQYNDPDNEKYGIAYPLNAYFLSAWAQAFGGYYFDDQSEMPGLDQPETVEGFEFFFQNIWPYMAPTADYGTQQSIFLEGRAPMMINGPWSISDVKKAGIDFGVVPLPPITKDGKEYWPRPYGGVKDIYFAAGIKNKEAAWKFVKWFTTSPEVIKELSLQLGYIPVLTPVLNDPDIQNDPVIYGFGQAVQHAYLMPKSPKMGAVWGGVDGAINEILQDPENADIKAILEKYQQQILDNMNG, from the coding sequence ATGAAGAAAGGACTGTTTGCCCTGCTTTTGGTGGGGGTTTTGGTTCTTAGCGTTGTGGCCAGCGGCTGTATATCCCCCGGAGGGGAGAGCCCGAGTTCAACGACAACCAGCTCCCCCAGTCCAATCGAGACCACCACGAGCTCACCGAGTTCAACCACCTCCAGCCCGAGCCCCACTGAGACCACCACTACCCCGCCCGAGACGGAGTGCGGAAGCGGGGAGGTTGTCATCTGGCACGCCATGCAGCCCAACGAGCTGGAAGTCTTCCAGAGCCTCGCCGAGGAGTACATGGCCATGTGCCCGGACGTCACCATAACCTTCGAGCAGAAGCCTGACCTCGAGAGCGCCCTCAAGGCCGCCATACCCACAGGCCAGGGGCCGGACCTCTTCATCTGGGCTCACGATTGGATAGGAAAGTTCGCCGACGCCGGAATGCTCGAGCCGATTGATGAATACGTCACGGACGATATCCTCAACGGCTTCGCCCCGATGGCCCAGGAAGCCATGCAGTACAAGGGGCACTTCTACGCCATGCCCTTCGCGGCCGAGACCGTCGCGCTCATCTACAACAAGGACATGGTGAATGAGCCGCCCAAGACCTTTGATGAGATGAAGGCGATAATGGAGCAGTACAACGACCCGGACAACGAGAAGTACGGAATAGCGTATCCGCTCAATGCCTACTTCCTCTCGGCCTGGGCACAGGCCTTCGGTGGCTACTACTTCGACGACCAGAGTGAGATGCCCGGTCTCGACCAGCCCGAGACTGTGGAGGGATTCGAGTTCTTCTTCCAGAACATCTGGCCGTACATGGCCCCGACCGCCGACTACGGAACCCAGCAGAGCATATTCCTTGAGGGACGTGCTCCCATGATGATAAACGGTCCGTGGAGCATAAGCGATGTCAAGAAGGCCGGAATAGACTTCGGCGTTGTTCCGCTCCCGCCGATAACCAAGGACGGTAAGGAGTACTGGCCGAGGCCCTACGGTGGAGTCAAGGACATCTACTTCGCGGCAGGTATAAAGAACAAGGAGGCCGCCTGGAAGTTCGTCAAGTGGTTCACCACCAGCCCGGAGGTCATCAAGGAGCTCTCACTCCAGCTCGGTTACATCCCCGTTCTCACCCCCGTTCTCAACGACCCGGACATCCAGAACGACCCGGTCATTTACGGCTTCGGGCAGGCCGTTCAGCACGCCTACCTGATGCCCAAGAGCCCGAAGATGGGCGCCGTCTGGGGCGGTGTTGACGGAGCCATCAACGAGATACTCCAGGACCCGGAGAACGCCGACATAAAGGCCATACTCGAGAAGTACCAGCAGCAGATACTCGACAACATGAACGGCTGA
- the trmBL1 gene encoding HTH-type sugar sensing transcriptional regulator TrmBL1 has product MKEEEIIEKLQKLGLTKYESLAYITLLKLGPSKATDITKESGIPHTRVYDVLSSLHRKGFVDVMQGSPRLYKPVNPEVVLERIKEDFIEDVENLKVAFLELYREVHGEDLPEIWTIQGFENTVERAEYVIRTAKHEVLINTPFEFLQLLKSEIRARKDIVFVIISNFDEIPDWLKGNNIILARSGGAPWLMASWIIGDIDYALFFGALPKDKRREKFYSFWAKSPKIIQNYMHWFYTIYLDNSEIIKPLNYAAAPKPLSLVNIRTLITVLKYLEPPRKIEVIGRLVDTKEPVTLDGEITEYEYTPLTANITVNAGGKEWKIGGIGSYFEDVEGEKFILLD; this is encoded by the coding sequence ATGAAGGAAGAGGAAATCATTGAGAAACTTCAGAAGCTCGGCCTCACCAAGTACGAGAGCCTTGCCTACATAACCCTTCTCAAGCTCGGCCCGAGTAAGGCCACGGACATAACCAAGGAGAGCGGCATTCCCCACACGAGGGTTTACGACGTTCTGAGCTCCCTCCACAGGAAGGGGTTCGTTGACGTCATGCAGGGCTCCCCTCGCCTGTACAAGCCAGTCAACCCGGAGGTTGTTCTGGAGAGGATAAAGGAGGACTTCATAGAGGACGTTGAGAACCTTAAGGTTGCGTTTCTCGAGCTCTACCGCGAGGTTCACGGCGAGGATCTGCCCGAGATTTGGACCATCCAGGGCTTTGAAAACACCGTTGAGCGCGCTGAGTACGTTATTAGAACCGCCAAGCACGAGGTCCTGATAAACACCCCCTTTGAGTTCCTCCAGCTCCTCAAGAGCGAGATACGCGCGAGGAAGGACATAGTCTTCGTCATAATCAGCAACTTCGATGAGATACCCGACTGGCTCAAAGGGAACAACATAATCCTCGCGAGGAGCGGGGGCGCTCCGTGGCTCATGGCCAGCTGGATAATAGGCGACATCGACTACGCCCTGTTCTTCGGTGCCCTCCCGAAGGACAAGCGCCGCGAGAAGTTCTACTCCTTCTGGGCCAAGAGCCCCAAGATAATCCAGAACTACATGCACTGGTTCTACACCATCTACCTCGACAACAGCGAGATAATCAAACCCCTCAACTATGCCGCGGCACCGAAGCCCCTCTCCCTCGTCAACATCAGGACGCTCATAACCGTCCTCAAGTACCTTGAGCCGCCGAGGAAGATCGAGGTCATCGGGAGGCTCGTTGACACGAAGGAGCCGGTGACACTGGACGGGGAGATAACCGAATACGAGTACACCCCCCTCACCGCCAACATAACCGTGAATGCCGGCGGAAAGGAGTGGAAGATCGGCGGCATTGGCAGCTACTTCGAGGACGTCGAGGGCGAGAAGTTCATCCTCCTCGATTGA
- a CDS encoding radical SAM protein, which translates to MVWETPYFSYAVREPPKGCQLCVRGEKLVLFTTGACPRDCFYCPLSETRRGDVVYANERPVKTLDDVSEEALLMEAKGAGVTGGDPLVRLDRTVEYIRVLKEAFGKDFHVHLYTTGALATKKNLEKLYDAGLDEIRFHPDLFNPNSKLFKVEIENIKNAFDFDWDVGGEIPSIPGQFERMRWYAEFLDNLGAKFLNVNELEFSETNLRAILDRGYRPISDESAAIKGSLELGLKLLEWGEENTSLSYHLCTAKLKDAVQLKNRLRRMARNVARPYMEITEDGTLRFGIAEYDNLDELYEFLVNEAEVPAEWLYVNRAKGRIEMPEEVAVELAEAIEGDVRFFIVEEYPTFDRLEVERVPLP; encoded by the coding sequence ATGGTCTGGGAGACGCCTTACTTTTCGTACGCTGTGAGAGAGCCCCCCAAGGGCTGTCAGCTCTGCGTTAGGGGTGAGAAGCTCGTTCTCTTCACGACCGGCGCCTGTCCGAGGGACTGCTTCTACTGCCCGCTGAGCGAGACGCGGAGGGGAGACGTCGTCTACGCCAACGAGAGACCCGTAAAAACCCTTGATGACGTCAGTGAGGAAGCCCTTCTGATGGAAGCCAAGGGGGCAGGCGTCACTGGCGGTGACCCGCTGGTGAGGCTCGACCGGACGGTCGAGTATATACGGGTTCTCAAGGAGGCCTTTGGCAAGGACTTTCACGTCCACCTCTACACCACTGGCGCTTTAGCCACGAAGAAGAACCTGGAAAAGCTCTACGATGCCGGTCTGGATGAGATTCGATTCCACCCCGATCTCTTCAACCCGAACTCGAAGCTCTTCAAAGTTGAAATCGAGAACATAAAGAACGCCTTCGACTTCGACTGGGACGTCGGCGGCGAGATTCCTTCGATTCCTGGGCAGTTCGAGAGGATGAGGTGGTACGCCGAGTTTCTCGATAATCTCGGAGCGAAGTTCCTCAACGTGAACGAGCTCGAGTTCAGCGAGACGAACCTGAGGGCTATTCTCGACAGGGGATACAGACCAATAAGCGACGAGAGCGCCGCCATAAAGGGTTCCCTTGAGCTGGGCCTGAAGCTCCTTGAATGGGGCGAGGAGAACACCTCGCTGAGCTACCACCTGTGCACGGCCAAGCTGAAGGATGCGGTCCAGCTCAAGAACAGGCTGAGGAGGATGGCAAGGAACGTGGCCAGGCCCTACATGGAGATAACCGAGGACGGAACGCTCCGGTTTGGGATAGCGGAATACGACAACCTCGACGAGCTCTACGAGTTTCTAGTTAATGAGGCAGAAGTCCCGGCAGAGTGGCTGTACGTCAACAGGGCGAAGGGCCGGATAGAGATGCCTGAAGAGGTCGCCGTCGAGCTGGCCGAGGCAATAGAGGGCGACGTTAGGTTCTTCATAGTCGAGGAGTACCCGACCTTCGACAGGCTTGAGGTCGAGAGGGTTCCGCTTCCATAA
- a CDS encoding alpha amylase N-terminal ig-like domain-containing protein: protein MYKIFGFKPDWRFGRVAEMEFSIPKEGSYAYLVGDFNAFNEGSFRMRQKGKRWSILLELPEGTWHYCFSVDGEFLPDPENQERETYKRLSYKLEKKVSVARIIGEGEFFHRPSATYLYSFAGRTHVIFRSLRGKVSRVVLRAGGRKTEMRPKAHGGLFEYFEAVLSGEGPIEYSFLIESEGKTSEYGPFNAEPYRSETPEWVFERVFYQIMPDRFERGLPGTPRGEAFQSEEFHGGDLAGIIKRLGHLEELGVNALYLTPIFESMTYHRYDVTDYFSIDRKLGGWGIFRELVRELKKRDIRLIPDGVFHHTSFFHPYFQDLIARGNESDYKDFYRVTGFPVVSDEFLEVLRSKTSPREKHQRLKEIGWNYESFYSVWLMPRLNHDSQEVRRFIGEVMEYWLERGADGWRLDVAHGVPPELWREMRKAMPEEAYLVGEVMDDPRPWVPDAFHGTMNYPLYELILRFFVEGEIDAGEFLNGLELLSIHLGPAEYAMYNFLDNHDTERFLDLVGDGRRYLCALAFLMTYKGIPSIFYGDEIGLRGRLDGGLSAGRASMVWDRGKWDTEIFETTKRLIRLRRKSRALQLGEFVPVRFQGRTMIYERVLGDERVRVEIRYSMEPEDCAFHVTTS from the coding sequence GTGTATAAAATTTTCGGGTTCAAACCTGACTGGAGGTTCGGCAGGGTCGCAGAGATGGAGTTCTCGATACCGAAAGAGGGGAGCTACGCGTACCTCGTGGGGGACTTCAACGCCTTCAATGAGGGCAGCTTTCGAATGAGGCAGAAAGGAAAAAGATGGAGTATACTGCTGGAGCTCCCCGAGGGAACTTGGCACTACTGCTTCTCGGTGGACGGGGAGTTTCTGCCCGACCCGGAAAATCAGGAAAGGGAAACCTACAAGAGGCTATCATACAAGCTCGAGAAAAAAGTGAGCGTGGCTAGGATAATTGGGGAGGGGGAGTTCTTCCACAGGCCGAGCGCCACCTACCTTTACTCCTTCGCCGGAAGGACCCACGTGATTTTCCGCTCACTGAGGGGAAAGGTCTCAAGGGTAGTCCTAAGGGCCGGAGGCAGAAAAACCGAGATGAGACCCAAGGCCCACGGTGGCCTCTTCGAATACTTCGAGGCGGTTCTTTCCGGTGAGGGACCAATTGAGTACTCTTTTCTTATAGAATCCGAAGGGAAAACCAGCGAATACGGCCCGTTTAATGCCGAACCCTACAGGTCAGAGACCCCCGAATGGGTTTTCGAGAGGGTATTCTACCAGATAATGCCCGACAGGTTCGAGAGAGGCCTGCCTGGGACGCCCAGGGGAGAGGCATTTCAGAGCGAGGAGTTCCACGGCGGCGATCTGGCTGGAATAATAAAGAGGCTGGGTCACCTCGAAGAACTCGGCGTAAACGCGCTCTACCTCACCCCGATATTCGAGTCCATGACGTACCACCGCTACGACGTCACCGACTACTTCAGTATCGACAGAAAGCTCGGAGGATGGGGGATCTTCAGGGAGCTGGTGCGGGAACTCAAAAAGCGGGACATCAGGCTGATTCCCGACGGGGTTTTCCACCACACGAGCTTCTTCCACCCGTACTTTCAGGATTTGATAGCCAGAGGAAATGAGAGTGACTACAAAGACTTTTACAGGGTGACCGGCTTCCCCGTGGTCTCAGATGAGTTCCTGGAGGTTCTCCGGTCAAAGACTTCTCCGAGAGAGAAGCACCAGAGGCTGAAGGAGATAGGGTGGAACTACGAGAGCTTCTACTCGGTGTGGCTGATGCCGAGGCTCAACCACGACAGCCAGGAGGTAAGGAGATTCATCGGAGAGGTAATGGAGTACTGGCTCGAGCGGGGAGCGGACGGCTGGCGTCTCGATGTTGCCCACGGCGTTCCGCCGGAGCTGTGGAGGGAGATGCGGAAGGCCATGCCAGAGGAGGCATACCTCGTCGGGGAGGTCATGGATGACCCCCGGCCCTGGGTTCCCGACGCGTTCCACGGCACCATGAACTACCCCCTCTACGAGCTCATTCTCAGGTTCTTTGTGGAGGGTGAAATCGACGCGGGGGAGTTCCTCAACGGCCTGGAGCTGCTGAGCATTCATTTAGGCCCCGCGGAGTACGCGATGTACAACTTCCTCGACAACCACGACACCGAACGCTTCCTCGACCTCGTGGGGGACGGGCGGAGATACCTCTGCGCCCTGGCCTTCCTGATGACCTACAAGGGGATTCCCTCGATATTCTACGGCGATGAAATTGGACTCAGAGGGCGGCTGGACGGTGGCCTGAGTGCCGGGAGGGCGTCCATGGTATGGGACAGGGGGAAGTGGGACACTGAGATTTTCGAAACCACGAAACGGCTGATACGGCTCAGAAGGAAGAGCAGAGCGCTTCAGCTCGGCGAGTTCGTGCCCGTAAGGTTCCAGGGACGCACAATGATATATGAGAGGGTTCTCGGGGACGAAAGGGTCAGGGTGGAGATCAGGTACTCGATGGAACCTGAGGACTGCGCCTTCCATGTGACGACATCCTGA
- a CDS encoding ribonuclease P protein component 2, producing MREKPKYLPPTLRDKHRYIAFQVIGERPFKKDEVKRAIWDASLSTLGTLGSAKAKPWFIKFDEKSQTGIVRVDRKHVEELRFALTLVTHINGSRAIFRTLGVSGTIKRLKKKFLAEYGWR from the coding sequence ATGAGGGAGAAGCCGAAGTATCTGCCGCCTACACTGAGGGACAAGCACCGCTACATAGCCTTCCAGGTAATCGGGGAGAGGCCGTTTAAGAAGGACGAGGTAAAGAGGGCCATATGGGACGCGAGCCTCTCAACGCTGGGAACCCTCGGTTCTGCCAAGGCCAAACCCTGGTTCATAAAGTTCGATGAGAAGAGCCAGACTGGGATTGTGAGAGTTGACAGGAAGCACGTGGAGGAACTGCGCTTTGCTCTGACCCTGGTAACTCACATAAACGGCTCAAGGGCGATATTCAGAACCCTCGGCGTTTCCGGGACGATAAAAAGGCTGAAAAAGAAATTTTTAGCAGAGTACGGATGGCGTTAG